In Notolabrus celidotus isolate fNotCel1 chromosome 10, fNotCel1.pri, whole genome shotgun sequence, one DNA window encodes the following:
- the LOC117819896 gene encoding olfactory receptor 6N2-like, producing the protein MDNDLNQTYITLGGHVEVNKYKYVYFFIMLTVFILIICFNFTIVCLIWIHKNLHEPMYIFIAALLLNSAVFSAAIYPKLFIDYLSEKQIISYSACLFQFYLLYSLSGSEFLLLAGMAYDRYVSICKPLQYPTIMSKTTVSIFLVVAWLVPCCQTAVAVLLSADMKLCNFTLEGIFCNNLMYSLHCVSSRALSVFGIFALVDVGLFPMLFILFTYTRILIISCRSREVRKKAAQTCLPHLLVLISFSCFCAYDILIARIGSDFSKTVRLIMTLQAVLYHPLFNPIIYGLKMKEISKHLKRLFCQAKVF; encoded by the coding sequence ATGGATAATGACTTAAACCAAACATACATTACTCTTGGTGGTCATGTGGAagtaaacaaatataaatatgtttatttttttatcatgctTACAGTATTTATTCTCATTATCTGCTTCAACTTTACCATCGTGTGCCTTATTTGGATACACAAAAATCTCCATGAGCCCATGTACATTTTCATTGCTGCTTTGCTGCTGAACTCAGCTGTTTTCAGTGCTGCGATTTACCCAAAGTTGTTCATTGACTATTTGTCTGAAAAGCAGATCATATCATATTCAGCCTGTCTCTTTCAGTTCTACCTTCTCTACTCTTTGAGTGGATCAGAGTTCCTACTGTTGGCAGGCATGGCCTATGACAGATATGTGTCAATATGTAAACCTTTGCAATATCCAACTATCATGAGTAAAACCACAGTGAGTATTTTCCTGGTTGTAGCCTGGCTTGTGCCTTGTTGTCAGACTGCAGTGGCAGTACTGCTGAGTGCTGATATGAAACTCTGCAACTTTACTTTAGAGGGAATTTTTTGTAACAACCTGATGTACAGTCTCCACTGTGTGAGCTCCAGAGCACTATCTGTATTTGGCATTTTTGCTTTGGTAGATGTTGGGCTTTTCCCCATGCTCTTTATACTTTTTACTTACACAAGGATACTCATCATCTCGTGTCGCAGCAGAGAAGTCAGGAAAAAAGCTGCACAGACATGTTTACCCCATCTGTTGGTGTTAATCAGCTTTTCGTGTTTTTGTGCATATGATATCCTCATAGCTCGAATTGGATCTGATTTTTCAAAAACTGTACGTTTAATTATGACCTTGCAAGCAGTTTTGTACCATCCTCTCTTCAATCCCATAATCTATggactgaaaatgaaagaaatctcAAAACACCTGAAGAGATTGTTCTGTCAAGCAAAAGTTTTCTAA